From one Culex quinquefasciatus strain JHB chromosome 3, VPISU_Cqui_1.0_pri_paternal, whole genome shotgun sequence genomic stretch:
- the LOC6046517 gene encoding cilia- and flagella-associated protein 251, with product MLKVATVLALVVVAAVLAAPKGSRQDREKGNAVDTRRGEWSWQQIERYDEKAERERQREQAESRGRVEEQEEEEGDEGEGEEQEEAEVEDEDQEAGDEGEEEESADESEGSEEQEEEQEKPRVTVWGRQLKHRKEEEKSEQQKRREGENSGEAGKKQESKRNDKKREEREQEKKREERKKKEQKSKVEAREEGDKKRQERKKGEKKDKVEAREKQDKKRQERNKGESKGKVEAQREEKKKESRKQEVNKKEERKQAEQKRSEKGGKNKGERKQESKKGEGKRQEAQRAEQDGGRKGKAGRQEGWLRARQEGQRGEQASRQEARREQQQREEQKNEEQNEGGEEAQEEGSVESEAGEAEENRGDEQRGNGDGSKKGIKLPNYEFAYGVFDPVSGDHKDQWEKRVGDHVRGVYSLQQPDGKKRVVEYEGNGKSGIEAVVKELPKNKKEDKEHREKSDGVAHSYIRVKQIN from the exons ATGCTTAAG GTTGCAACGGTGCTAGCCCTGGTGGTGGTTGCTGCCGTACTGGCGGCCCCCAAGGGATCACGCCAGGATCGGGAAAAGGGTAACGCCGTAGACACCCGACGCGGCGAATGGTCCTGGCAGCAGATCGAGCGGTACGACGAGAAGGCCGAGCGCGAACGTCAACGGGAGCAGGCGGAGAGTCGGGGACGCGTGGAGGAGCAGGAGGAGGAAGAGGGGGATGAGGGGGAGGGGGAAGAACAAGAAGAAGCGGAAGTAGAGGACGAGGATCAGGAAGCTGGAGATGAGGGTGAGGAGGAAGAATCGGCTGATGAGAGTGAGGGAAGTGAAGAGCAGGAGGAAGAGCAGGAAAAACCTCGTGTAACTGTTTGGGGACGTCAACTGAAACATCGTAAGGAAGAGGAGAAGTCCGAGCAGCAGAAGCGTCGAGAGGGGGAAAATAGTGGGGAAGCTGGAAAGAAGCAGGAGAGCAAACGAAACGACAAAAAGCGAGAGGAACGCGAGCAGGAAAAGAAGCGCGAAGAGCGTAAGAAGAAAGAGCAAAAGAGCAAGGTGGAAGCTCGTGAAGAAGGGGACAAGAAGCGACAGGAGCGAAAGAAGGGTGAGAAAAAGGACAAAGTAGAAGCTCGTGAAAAGCAGGACAAGAAGCGTCAAGAGCGAAACAAGGGTGAGAGTAAGGGCAAGGTTGAAGCTCAACGCGAGGAGAAGAAGAAAGAATCCCGCAAACAAGAGGTCAACAAGAAGGAAGAACGCAAGCAAGCTGAGCAAAAGCGAAGCGAGAAAGGTGGCAAGAACAAGGGTGAGCGTAAACAGGAGAGCAAGAAAGGTGAGGGAAAACGTCAGGAAGCTCAGCGTGCTGAGCAAGATGGAGGGAGAAAAGGCAAGGCTGGACGCCAGGAAGGATGGTTGAGGGCTCGTCAGGAGGGGCAAAGAGGCGAGCAGGCAAGTCGCCAGGAAGCTCGTAGGGAGCAACAACAGCGGGAAGAGCAAAAGAACGAAGAGCAAAATGAAGGCGGAGAGGAAGCGCAGGAAGAAGGATCAGTGGAAAGCGAAGCTGGAGAAGCTGAAGAGAATCGTGGCGACGAGCAGCGTGGTAACGGAGACGGCAGCAAGAAGGGAATCAAGCTTCCAAACTACGAGTTTGCGTACGGTGTGTTTGACCCGGTGTCTGGTGACCACAAGGATCAGTGGGAGAAGCGCGTTGGTGACCATGTTCGGGGAGTGTACTCGCTGCAACAACCCGATGGTAAGAAGCGCGTCGTTGAGTACGAAGGTAACGGAAAGAGCGGAATCGAAGCTGTCGTGAAAGAACTTCCCAAGAATAAGAAGGAGGACAAGGAACATCGCGAGAAGTCGGATGGAGTTGCCCACAGCTACATCAGGGTGAAGCAAATTAATTAA